From one Populus alba chromosome 17, ASM523922v2, whole genome shotgun sequence genomic stretch:
- the LOC118027871 gene encoding signaling peptide TAXIMIN 2-like — protein MGDFRPLGFLLGLPFALLALILAIVGAVIWLIGTILSCLCPCCVCCAALANLAMDVVQLPVRILRWFIDEIPC, from the exons ATGGGAGATTTCAGGCCACTAGGGTTTTTGTTAGGACTTCCTTTTGCCTTGCTTGCATTGATCTTGGCCATTGTTGGTGCAGTAATATGGCTCATTGG GACTATATTGAGTTGCTTGTGCCCATGTTGTGTGTGTTGTGCTGCCCTAGCCAATTTGGCCATGGATGTTGTGCAGCTTCCTGTTAGAATACTTAGATGGTTCATCGATGAAATTCCCTGTTGA
- the LOC118027873 gene encoding uncharacterized protein isoform X1, with protein MGVDYYKILQVDKTAKDDDLKKAYRKLAMKWHPDKNPNNKKEAEAKFKKISEAYEVLSDPQKKAVYDQYGEEGLKGQVPPPGAGGAGPGAAGPGGSTFFSTGDGPTTFQFNPRNADDIFTEFFGFSSPFGGMGGGGGGMRRTRFQGGIFGDDIFNSYSEGGGGSMHQGAPRKAPPIEKKLPCSLEDLYKGATKRMKISRDIADASGRTMQVEEILTIDIKPGWKKGTKITFPEKGNEQPNIVPADLVFIIDEKPHPVFTRDGNDLVVTQKISLAEALTGYTVHLTALDGRNLTIPVNTLIHPNYEEVVPREGMPIQKDPTKRGNLRIKFDIKFPTRLSAEQKAGIKRLLGP; from the exons ATGGGGGTGGATTACTACAAGATATTACAAGTTGATAAGACTGCAAAGGATGATGATTTGAAGAAGGCTTATAGGAAATTAGCAATGAAATGGCATCCTGATAAAAACCCAAATAACAAGAAAGAAGCTGAAGCCAAGTTCAAGAAAATTTCTGAAGCTTATGAG GTTCTCAGTGATCCACAGAAAAAAGCAGTATATGACCAATATGGTGAGGAGGGTCTGAAGGGGCAAGTACCACCGCCTGGTGCTGGTGGTGCTGGTCCAGGTGCTGCTGGTCCAGGTGGATCTACATTCTTCTCCACGGGAGATGGGCCAACGACATTTCAGTTCAATCCTCGGAATGCTGATGACATTTTTACtgaattttttgggttttcaagTCCATTTGGAGGGAtgggaggtggtggtggaggcaTGAGACGGACAAGGTTCCAAGGTGGGATATTCGGCGATGATATCTTTAATTCTTACAGTGAAGGGGGTGGAGGGTCGATGCATCAGGGTGCTCCTAGAAAAGCTCCTCCAATTGAGAAGAAGCTGCCGTGTAGTCTTGAAGATCTTTATAAAGGGGCTACCAAGAGAATGAAGATTTCTAGAGATATAGCTGATGCAAGTGG CAGGACCATGCAAGTTGAGGAGATTCTAACCATTGACATAAAACCGGGTTGGAAGAAAGGTACGAAGATTACCTTCCCTGAGAAAGGGAATGAACAGCCAAATATTGTTCCAGCTGATCTAGTCttcattattgatgaaaaaccCCACCCCGTATTCACTCGCGATGGGAATGACTTGGTTGTCACACAGAAGATTTCTTTAGCTGAAGCCTTGACAGGTTACACTGTCCATCTCACAGCCTTAGATGGAAGGAACTTGACCATTCCAGTCAACACTCTGATTCATCCAAACTATGAGGAGGTTGTCCCAAGGGAAGGGATGCCAATCCAGAAAGACCCGACAAAGAGGGGAAATTTGAGAATCAAGTTCGACATCAAGTTTCCAACAAGGCTATCTGCAGAGCAGAAGGCAGGAATCAAAAGACTTTTGGGTCCTTGA
- the LOC118027873 gene encoding uncharacterized protein isoform X2: protein MGVDYYKILQVDKTAKDDDLKKAYRKLAMKWHPDKNPNNKKEAEAKFKKISEAYEVLSDPQKKAVYDQYGEEGLKGQVPPPGAGGAGPGAAGPGGSTFFSTGDGPTTFQFNPRNADDIFTEFFGFSSPFGGMGGGGGGMRRTRFQGGIFGDDIFNSYSEGGGGSMHQGAPRKAPPIEKKLPCSLEDLYKGATKRMKISRDIADASGTMQVEEILTIDIKPGWKKGTKITFPEKGNEQPNIVPADLVFIIDEKPHPVFTRDGNDLVVTQKISLAEALTGYTVHLTALDGRNLTIPVNTLIHPNYEEVVPREGMPIQKDPTKRGNLRIKFDIKFPTRLSAEQKAGIKRLLGP, encoded by the exons ATGGGGGTGGATTACTACAAGATATTACAAGTTGATAAGACTGCAAAGGATGATGATTTGAAGAAGGCTTATAGGAAATTAGCAATGAAATGGCATCCTGATAAAAACCCAAATAACAAGAAAGAAGCTGAAGCCAAGTTCAAGAAAATTTCTGAAGCTTATGAG GTTCTCAGTGATCCACAGAAAAAAGCAGTATATGACCAATATGGTGAGGAGGGTCTGAAGGGGCAAGTACCACCGCCTGGTGCTGGTGGTGCTGGTCCAGGTGCTGCTGGTCCAGGTGGATCTACATTCTTCTCCACGGGAGATGGGCCAACGACATTTCAGTTCAATCCTCGGAATGCTGATGACATTTTTACtgaattttttgggttttcaagTCCATTTGGAGGGAtgggaggtggtggtggaggcaTGAGACGGACAAGGTTCCAAGGTGGGATATTCGGCGATGATATCTTTAATTCTTACAGTGAAGGGGGTGGAGGGTCGATGCATCAGGGTGCTCCTAGAAAAGCTCCTCCAATTGAGAAGAAGCTGCCGTGTAGTCTTGAAGATCTTTATAAAGGGGCTACCAAGAGAATGAAGATTTCTAGAGATATAGCTGATGCAAGTGG GACCATGCAAGTTGAGGAGATTCTAACCATTGACATAAAACCGGGTTGGAAGAAAGGTACGAAGATTACCTTCCCTGAGAAAGGGAATGAACAGCCAAATATTGTTCCAGCTGATCTAGTCttcattattgatgaaaaaccCCACCCCGTATTCACTCGCGATGGGAATGACTTGGTTGTCACACAGAAGATTTCTTTAGCTGAAGCCTTGACAGGTTACACTGTCCATCTCACAGCCTTAGATGGAAGGAACTTGACCATTCCAGTCAACACTCTGATTCATCCAAACTATGAGGAGGTTGTCCCAAGGGAAGGGATGCCAATCCAGAAAGACCCGACAAAGAGGGGAAATTTGAGAATCAAGTTCGACATCAAGTTTCCAACAAGGCTATCTGCAGAGCAGAAGGCAGGAATCAAAAGACTTTTGGGTCCTTGA
- the LOC118027875 gene encoding uncharacterized protein produces MGVDYYKILQVDKTAKDDDLKKAYRKLAMKWHPDKNPNNKKEAEAKFKKISEAYDVLSDPQKRAVYDQYGEEGLKGQVPPPGAGGAGPGASFFSTGDGPASFRFNPRNADDIFAEFFGFSHPFGGMGGGGGGGGGVGGMRGARFPGGMFGEDIFKSYGEGGGSMHQGAPRKAAPVENKLRCSLEELYKGASKRMKISREIVDPSGKPEQVEEILTIDIKPGWKKGTKITFPEKGNEMPNVIPADVVFIIDEKPHPIFSRDGNDLILTQKISLAEALTGYTVNLTTLDGRNLTVPINTVIHPNYEEVVPKEGMPIPKDPTKKGNLRIKFSVKFPTRLTAEQKAGIKTLMGP; encoded by the exons ATGGGAGTGGATTACTACAAGATATTGCAAGTTGATAAGACCgcaaaagatgatgatttgaAGAAAGCTTATAGGAAATTAGCCATGAAGTGGCATCCTGATAAGAACCCTAATAACAAAAAGGAAGCTGAGGCTAAGTTCAAGAAAATCTCTGAAGCCTATGAT gtTCTTAGCGATCCACAGAAAAGAGCAGTGTATGACCAATATGGTGAAGAGGGTTTAAAGGGTCAAGTACCACCACCTGGTGCTGGTGGTGCTGGCCCTGGAGCTTCATTCTTTTCTACTGGAGATGGACCCGCATCATTTCGGTTCAATCCTCGAAATGCTGATGATATTTTTGCtgaattttttgggttttctcaTCCATTTGGAGGGAtgggaggaggtggtggtggtggtggtggtgttggaGGCATGAGAGGGGCAAGGTTTCCTGGTGGGATGTTTGGTGAAGATATCTTCAAATCTTATGGTGAAGGTGGAGGATCAATGCATCAAGGTGCTCCTAGAAAGGCTGCTCCAGTTGAGAATAAGCTGCGATGTAGTCTTGAAGAGCTTTATAAGGGAGCTAGCAAGAGAATGAAGATATCCAGGGAGATTGTTGATCCAAGTGG CAAGCCTGAGCAAGTGGAGGAGATTCTAACCATTGACATAAAGCCAGGTTGGAAGAAAGGCACAAAGATCACCTTCCCTGAGAAAGGGAATGAAATGCCAAATGTTATACCAGCAGATGTAGTCTTCATTATCGATGAAAAACCCCACCCCATATTCAGTCGTGATGGAAACGACTTGATCCTCACACAGAAGATTTCCTTAGCTGAAGCCTTGACAGGTTACACTGTCAATCTCACAACCTTAGACGGAAGGAACTTGACCGTTCCTATCAACACCGTAATTCATCCAAACTATGAGGAGGTTGTTCCGAAGGAAGGGATGCCAATCCCAAAAGACCCCACAAAGAAAGGAAATTTGAGAATCAAGTTTAGCGTCAAGTTTCCAACAAGGCTAACTGCAGAGCAGAAGGCAGGAATCAAAACTCTCATGGGACCTTGA
- the LOC118027872 gene encoding LOW QUALITY PROTEIN: homeobox-DDT domain protein RLT2-like (The sequence of the model RefSeq protein was modified relative to this genomic sequence to represent the inferred CDS: deleted 1 base in 1 codon) yields the protein MEEASSGGGGGGGSGGVEVEEKKKSPGEGESKSKRKMKTASQLEILEKTYAADTYPSEAVRAELSVQLGLSDRQLQMWFCHRRLKDRKAPMVKRPHKESPSPAGMPGGVEMGVGTEVRNEHGSGSASLFGLGVDSRRAVGRRMGVAVPRISADVQAMKRYYEPQQSVAELRAIAFVEAQLGEPLREDGPILGMEFDPLPPDAFGAPIGSATLGQQKQPVRIIETNLYERPDVKPIKGTTRTLHEYQFLPQQPTVRAEAYERAAPSFQYGSPADVHNTKTGSLSATRSFMHANEQVSSGYGLSSQVPSLSLMPQEGRQGHLLPSATGEYENTSQKIPFTNAVMDVQTGAHPITALDNPFMSSDQRVTHDENALRMERKRKSEEARIAREVEAHEKRIRKELEKQDILNRKREEQIRKEMERHDRERRKEEERLLREKQREVERYQREQRRELERREKFLQKESIRVEKMRQKEELRREREAARQKAASERAIARRMAKESLELVEDERLELMELAASSKGLPSIIPLDFETLQNLDLFRDKLTEFPPKSVLLKRPFLIQPWNGSEENIGNLLMVWRFLITFVDVLGIWPFTLDEFVQAFHDYEPRLLGEIHISLLKSIIKDIEDVARTPATSLGPNQNSAANPGGGHPQIVEGAHAWGFDIRSWQQHLNPLTWPEILRQFGLSAGFGPQLKKRNVEQAYLRDDNEGNDGEDVITNLRNGAAVENAFAIMQERGFSNPRRSRHRLTPGTVKFASFHVLSLEGSKGLTILEVADKIQKSGLRDLTTSKTPEASIAAALSRDSKLFERTAPSTYCVRPPYRKDPADAEAILSAARERIRVFKSGIVDGEDADDGERDEDSESDVAEDPDIDDLGTELNSKKEAHDSPEVNEFNGKTLLMNGKESGDVLKTPQFSLVNVGVGLTSLHSEGTKEVRGVASSNDRSVDVAEICTTPVQGDVDIDESNPGEPWVQGLADGEYSDLSVEERLSALVALIGVAIEGNSIRVVLEERLEAANALKKQMWAEAQLDKRRMKEEFVMRTQYSSFTGNKMELNLTISASEGRQSPMVNVDDRSNGMSVNASLQQERSSDQQSDMNYLTNMSSEGNMQMQDLSADTDNLPYQQAGHANEKSRSQLKSVIGHRAEEMYVYRSLPLGQDRRRNRYWQFTTSASRNDPGCGRIFVELHDGRWRVIDSEEGFNALLSSLDVRGVRESHLHAMLHKIEVPFKETLRRRMLHASTEGKSRGPIKAEAVETAAGIECGSGMDSPQSTVCIPDSDMSETSTSFTIELGSNEIEKNHALKRFQDFEKWMWKECFKSPVLCAMKYGKKRCTQRLGVCDYCHDTYLSEDNHCPSCHKTYDASQVGLNFSEHVAHCERKLKVDPDSALCSSSFPLRIRLLKLLLALIEVSVLPEALQPVWTNNYRKSWGMKLQSSSSVEDLLQILTLLEGGMKRDYLSSNYETSSELLRSSDPSGCAAYGSFDTETIPVLPWLPQTTAAVALRVIEFDASILYMLHQKLEAHKDRSTRSFIKLPSKYAAMKNTPDHEITESSRKAGLFQEDNWVDVGIGLAGLGRKQGSQGRGRGRTRGGRSQTRIIGSRSISSKRSAAKSSDRLGKALSWKGRSRGRGGCKRGRRSVRSRQKAVKQAADFIPERKIPKETIREQSTNCLGRDDWNSDEARFVEDAENASSSERSEYDDENENIPASGDEYDMGVDDYAGGFNGKSDDLLEGSDYIMDGNEDDDDAVNEDDDELGDLDVEEYINGDPDDGTESSSSDFID from the exons CGGATACATACCCATCAGAAGCAGTAAGGGCTGAGCTTTCAGTGCAATTAGGACTGTCTGATCGGCAGCTGCAGATGTGGTTCTGTCATAGGCGTTTGAAGGACAGGAAGGCGCCAATGGTGAAGCGCCCACATAAGGAATCACCATCCCCAGCTGGGATGCCAGGTGGAGTGGAAATGGGAGTAGGGACTGAGGTGAGAAATGAACATGGGTCAGGGTCAGCAAGTCTATTTGGGCTCGGCGTGGATTCAAGGCGAGCTGTTGGGAGGCGAATGGGGGTGGCTGTTCCAAGAATTAGTGCTGATGTGCAAGCAATGAAGAGGTATTATGAGCCACAGCAATCTGTAGCTGAGCTTAGAGCGATAGCATTTGTCGAAGCACAGTTGGGGGAACCTCTGAGAGAGGATGGTCCGATTCTTGGGATGGAGTTTGACCCCTTGCCACCAGATGCTTTTGGTGCACCTATAG GATCAGCAACACTAGGGCAGCAGAAGCAACCTGTAAGGATTATCGAGACCAACCTATATGAGCGACCTGATGTAAAACCCATCAAG GGTACTACAAGGACTCTGCACGAATACCAGTTCCTCCCACAGCAGCCAACTGTTAGAGCAGAGGCATATGAAAGAGCTGCCCCGTCCTTTCAGTATGGCTCACCTGCAGATGTTCATAATACAAAGACTGGATCACTATCTGCTACTCGATCATTCATGCATGCTAATGAACAAGTGTCCTCTGGATATGGTTTATCAAGTCAGGTGCCTAGTTTAAGTCTTATGCCTCAAGAAGGCAGGCAGGGCCATCTCTTGCCATCTGCTACAGGAGAGTATGAAAATACTTCACAAAAAATCCCTTTTACAAATGCTGTTATGGATGTGCAAACTGGTGCCCACCCAATTACTGCATTGGACAATCCTTTTATGTCATCTGATCAGAGAGTGACCCATGATGAGAATGCTTTGCGCATGGAGAGGAAACGCAAG AGTGAGGAGGCAAGAATAGCTCGGGAAGTTGAAGCCCATGAAAAAAGGATCCGAAAAGAGCttgaa aaacaagatattttgaACCGAAAG AGAGAAGAgcaaataaggaaagaaatggAAAGACATGACCGTGAAAGGcggaaggaagaagaaaggttgTTGCGTGAAAAACAGCGAGAAGTAGAGAGATACCAGAGGGAGCAAAGGCGTGAACTGGAGCGCAGGGAAAAATTCTTGCAGAAGGAGTCTATCAGA GTTGAGAAAATGAGGCAAAAGGAAGAATTGCGTAGAGAAAGGGAGGCAGCAAGGCAGAAAGCTGCTAGTGAGAGGGCAATTGCACGTAGGATGGCTAAAGAGTCTCTGGAGCTTGTCGAGGATGAACGCTTGGAACTCATGGAGCTAGCTGCCTCCAGCAAGGGGTTACCTTCTATAATTCCGTTGGACTTTGAAACTTTGCAAAATCTAGATTTATTTCGAG ATAAGCTGACTGAGTTCCCTCCCAAATCTGTGCTTTTAAAGAGGCCTTTTCTTATTCAACCCTGGAATGGTTCTGAGGAGAATATAGGAAATCTTCTTATG GTTTGGAGGTTCTTAATCACTTTTGTGGATGTTCTTGGGATATGGCCATTCACTCTCGATGAGTTTGTCCAAGCTTTTCATGATTAT GAACCAAGGCTATTAGGCGAGATACacatttctttattaaaatccATCATTAAAGATATCGAAGATGTTGCCAGGACACCGGCAACTAGTCTGGGGCCAAATCAGAACAGCGCAGCTAATCCTGGTGGTGGACATCCTCAGATTGTTGAAGGG GCGCATGCATGGGGTTTTGATATACGTAGCTGGCAGCAGCACTTAAATCCATTAACTTGGCCTGAAATATTGCGGCAATTCGGTCTTTCTGCAGGTTTTGGGCCACAACTGAAGAAAAGGAATGTTGAGCAGGCATATCTCCGTGATGATAATGAG GGTAATGATGGTGAAGATGTTATCACCAATTTACGGAATGGAGCAGCTGTTGAAAATGCTTTTGCCATAATGCAAGAAAGGGGATTTTCTAATCCACGCAGATCTAGGCATCGTTTGACGCCTGGTACTGTTAAATTTGCTTCGTTTCATGTTCTGTCTCTTGAGGGGAGCAAGGGCCTGACCATATTAGAAGTAGCAGACAAGATTCAG AAATCTGGTCTGAGGGATCTTACAACAAGCAAGACACCTGAAGCATCAATTGCTGCTGCTTTGTCAAGGGATTCTAAACTTTTTGAGAGAACGGCTCCATCAACATATTGTGTACGTCCTCCATATAGGAAGGACCCAGCTGATGCTGAGGCAATACTTTCTGCTGCCAGAGAAAGAATTCGAGTATTTAAAAGTGGTATTGTAGATGGAGAAGATGCTGATGATGGTGAAAGAGATGAAGATTCTGAAAGTGATGTGGCAGAGGATCCTGACATTGATGATTTAGGTACtgaattaaattctaagaaagAGGCTCATGATTCTCCTGAAGTTAATGAATTTAATGGGAAAACACTCTTGATGAATGGGAAGGAAAGTGGTGATGTTCTGAAAACTCCACAATTCAGCCTTGTGAATGTTGGTGTGGGTTTGACTTCACTGCATTCTGAAGGCACTAAAGAGGTAAGGGGGGTTGCTTCTTCCAATGATCGATCTGTAGATGTTGCTGAAATCTGCACTACTCCTGTGCAAGGAGATGTAGATATTGATGAAAGCAACCCTGGTGAGCCATGGGTTCAAGGACTTGCAGATGGGGAATACTCTGATCTGAGCGTCGAGGAGCGTCTTAGTGCACTTGTTGCATTGATTGGTGTGGCAATTGAAGGAAACTCTATCCGCGTTGTTCTTGAG GAACGCTTAGAAGCAGCAAATGctttaaagaagcaaatgtgGGCAGAAGCACAACTTGATAAACGTCGTATGAAGGAAGAGTTTGTCATGAGGACACAATATTCATCATTTACAGGGAACAAGATGGAATTGAACCTTACAATTTCTGCATCAGAGGGTAGACAAAGCCCTATGGTAAATGTTGATGACAGAAGTAATGGGATGTCCGTGAATGCTTCTCTTCAGCAAGAAAGATCAAGTGACCAGCAGAGTGACATGAATTATCTGACTAACATGTCTTCTGAAGGAAACATGCAAATGCAAGATTTATCAGCTGATACAGATAATCTGCCATATCAACAAGCTGGACATGCAAATGAAAAGTCACGTTCACAGTTAAAATCTGTTATTGGTCACAGGGCAGAAGAGATGTATGTATATAGATCTTTGCCCCTTGGTCAGGATCGTAGGCGTAATCGGTACTGGCAGTTCACTACATCTGCTTCCCGCAATGATCCTGGCTGTGGCAGGATCTTTGTTGAGTTACACGATGGTCGCTGGAGGGTTATTGATTCTGAAGAG GGTTTTAATGCTCTGTTGTCATCTTTGGATGTACGTGGGGTTAGGGAATCCCATTTGCATGCAATGCTGCACAAGATTGAGGTGCCTTTCAAGGAAACTCTCAGGAGGAGAATGCTACATGCTAGCACTGAAGGGAAAAGTAGAGGCCCAATCAAAGCTGAAGCTGTTGAAACAGCTGCTGGCATTGAATGTGGCTCTGGTATGGATAGTCCACAAAGCACTGTCTGTATTCCAGATTCTGATATGTCTGAGACCTCAACATCTTTCACAATCGAGCTTGGAagcaatgaaattgaaaaaaatcatgcctTGAAGAGATTTCAAGATTTTGAGAAGTGGATGTGGAAAGAATGCTTCAAGTCTCCTGTATTGTGTGCCATGAAGTATGGGAAGAAAAGATGCACACAACGGCTTGGTGTTTGTGATTACTGTCATGACACTTATTTATCTGAAGACAACCATTGCCCTTCTTGCCACAAGACATATGATGCCTCTCAGGTTGGCTTGAATTTCTCTGAGCACGTGGCTCATTGTGAAAGGAAGCTAAAGGTGGACCCTGACAGTGCTTTGTGTAGCTCATCTTTTCCGCTGAGGATCAGATTGCTTAAATTGCTACTAGCTTTGATTGAG GTTTCAGTTCTGCCAGAAGCTCTCCAACCTGTTTGGACCAATAACTACCGGAAATCTTGGGGTATGAAGCTGCAGTCTTCATCGTCTGTTGAAGACCTACTTCAG ATTCTGACACTATTGGAGGGTGGCATGAAGAGGGACTATTTGTCCTCGAACTATGAAACCAGCAGTGAACTTTTGAGATCATCTGACCCATCTGGATGTGCTGCTTATGGTTCTTTCGATACAGAAACAATTCCTGTGCTTCCATGGTTGCCGCAAACAACAGCTGCTGTAGCTCTAAGGGTCATTGAATTTGATGCTTCAATCTTATACATGCTGCATCAAAAACTGGAGGCTCACAAGGACAGGAGCACTAGGAGCTTCATT AAGCTTCCATCCAAGTATGCTGCCATGAAGAACACCCCAGATCATGAAATCACTGAAAGTTCACGTAAAGCTGGTTTATTTCAAGAAGATAATTGGGTTGATGTAGGGATTGGGTTAGCAGGACTGGGCCGCAAACAAGGGAGCCAGGGCAGGGGTCGAGGTCGCACTCGTGGTGGGAGATCACAAACAAGGATTATTGGGTCCAGATCTATATCTAGCAAGAGAAGTGCAGCCAAGAGCAGTGACAGATTAGGGAAGGCATTGTCATGGAAAGGACGATCTCGTGGCCGTGGAGGGTGTAAGCGTGGACGTCGCAGTGTGAGAAGTAGGCAAAAAGCAGTCAAGCAAGCTGCTGATTTTATTCCTGAGAGAAAGATCCCTAAAGAAACTATTCGTGAACAGTCAACAAATTGCCTGGGAAGGGATGACTGGAATAGTGATGAAGCAAGGTTTGTGGAGGATGCTGAAAATGCCAGTAGTTCTGAAAGATCTGAGtatgatgatgaaaatgaaaatattccGGCATCAGGAGATGAATATGATATGGGAGTTGATGACTATGCTGGTGGTTTTAATGGCAAGTCTGATGACTTACTGGAGGGAAGTGATTATATTATGGATggcaatgaagatgatgatgatgccgTAAATGAAGATGACGATGAGCTAGGGGATTTGGATGTTGAGGAGTACATTAACGGGGACCCAGATGATGGTACCGAATCTTCATCTTCAGATTTCATTGACTAG